GGAAGGTAAGGTTTCCTGTTGATTTCGCCGCATAGCTGTCGCCCATATTCACCCATGCAGTACCGTCGTCACGAAGCACCCGGCGCACTTCAATGAAAACTTCGACCAGGCGTGCAATGAATTCTGCCGGTGTCTGCTCAAGACCTATCTGACCATCTACACCATAGTCCCGAAGCCCGTAATACGGTGGGCTTGTGACACAGCACTGGACAGACTTGTCGGGCATGTCCCGAAGCAGCTCTAAGCAGTCGCCTATCAATATCTGATGAGAGGAGTTCACGTCTTTCTCCAGCTCATGCGCCAGCAAACTGCAGCTAGTGCTGAGGTCTGAGGGATTGGTTTGGTGTGGCGCTAGGCAGCGGCGAGGCGGTGCTGAAGAGCGAAATAGACGCGTGCACATCCTTCGGTATCGGTACGGGCACGGTGGGCACCGACCAGCTCCTCACCTAGCAGGTGCTGGTGGGCCTCTGCCAGGGTTGGAGTCTTGAACTGATTGCGAAAGCGCGAGCGCAGCATGGCCTCGGTTGGTGGTAACTGGCAGATCGGTTTTGCGTTAATGGCGGTGCAGTAGCTGGGGCCTGTCCGGAAAGCGTTGGCGGCCTCTTCGCCACGGTACCGCATAAGTGCAATACGTAGAATGCGGTCATCGAAGCTACAGTTATGGGCGACGCGTAGACCTGCACGTTCGTGGATGGCCAGGAAACCCTCCACTGCATCAGCTTCGGGAATACCCAAATCCATTGCTATTTCTGTGGTGATGCCGTGGATGGCGGCTACCTCGTCGGGGATCACCCAGCCGTCGGGCCGGATGATGGTCTCGAAACTGTCGATCAGCTCGCCGGATGGGCTGTAGAGCAGGGCGGCAATATCCACTAGGTGGGGCTGACGTGGGTCTTCGCTCGGTTCTTTCCAGAGTGGAAAACCGGTGGTTTCAGTGTCGAAGATGTTGAGATTGTCGGTAGGGCTCATGTCTTGCTCCTTTCCGGTTGGCGGGATGCCATCCGTGCGATGAGTTGCTTCAATGCTATTTCA
The Pseudomonas mendocina DNA segment above includes these coding regions:
- a CDS encoding 3'-5' exonuclease — translated: MSPTDNLNIFDTETTGFPLWKEPSEDPRQPHLVDIAALLYSPSGELIDSFETIIRPDGWVIPDEVAAIHGITTEIAMDLGIPEADAVEGFLAIHERAGLRVAHNCSFDDRILRIALMRYRGEEAANAFRTGPSYCTAINAKPICQLPPTEAMLRSRFRNQFKTPTLAEAHQHLLGEELVGAHRARTDTEGCARVYFALQHRLAAA